The following are encoded together in the Scomber japonicus isolate fScoJap1 chromosome 20, fScoJap1.pri, whole genome shotgun sequence genome:
- the LOC128381481 gene encoding LOW QUALITY PROTEIN: ecto-ADP-ribosyltransferase 4-like (The sequence of the model RefSeq protein was modified relative to this genomic sequence to represent the inferred CDS: inserted 2 bases in 1 codon) codes for IKLDKADDAVDDMYNGCREKMEKKVIKTYFREELXNLTQDHMQAICAYTSDIHKIYKEFNEAVHNERKNYTRSFEFKFHSLHFWLTSAIQILNKKRKCQTSYRRTKVSFTGKLRDDIRFGTFASSSKLTDRTEFGSKTCFEIETCLGAYLKDYSSLETEQEVLIPPYEIFKITNIIEGKGEYKPMPDCEKVFILKSKRKSKSKLNCKAAK; via the exons ATTAAACTCGACAAGGCTGATGATGCCGTTGATGACATGTACAatggctgcagagagaaaatggaGAAGAAGGTCATTAAGACATACTTCAGAGAAGAGTT AAATCTCACCCAAGACCACATGCAGGCAATCTGTGCTTATACATCTGACATACACAAAATTTATAAAGAATTCAATGAAGCTGTACACAACGAGAGGAAAAACTACACCCGCTCCTTCGAATTTAAATTCCACTCTTTGCATTTCTGGCTGACTTCTGCCATACAAATCCTGAATAAAAAACGAAAGTGTCAAACTTCTTATAGAAGAACTAAAGTTAGTTTTACCGGCAAACTTCGCGACGACATTCGGTTTGGTACGTTTGCCTCCAGCTCTAAACTTACAGATCGTACAGAGTTTGGTAGCAAGACCTGCTTTGAAATTGAGACCTGCTTAGGAGCCTACCTGAAGGATTATTCAAGCCTAGAAACAGAGCAAGAGGTGCTTATACCCCCctatgaaatattcaagataACCAATATTATTGAAGGTAAGGGTGAATATAAACCTATGCCTGACTGTGAGAAGGTCTTCATTCTGAAAAGTAAACGAAAATCTAAGAGTAAGCTCAACTGCAAAGCTGCAAAGTAA